DNA from Timaviella obliquedivisa GSE-PSE-MK23-08B:
CACATGACTGTGAGAAGTTACACAAGAGCCACCGCGTAATACCATCTGATTGCACATAAATTTACCGTTATATTCACCCACTGCTCCCGGTGCAGTTTGAAAACCCGGATAGGGAAGATAAGCGCTCTGCGTCCATTCCCACACGTCGCCAAACAACTGATCGGGTCGAGTGCTGCCTGTTGCCGACATAGGATGCAAATATCCACTGTCTAGGAAGTTTCCTTGCAAAGGCACTTGGGCAGCAATTTCCCATTCTGCCTCTGTGGGTAAGCGTTGTCCTGCCCAGCGTGCATAGGCATCTGCCTCGTAGTAGCTCACGTGGCAAACAGGTTCATGCAGATTGATCGATCGCATTCCTGCCAGCGTCATCACTTGCCAGTCATTCTCATTCTGTTCCCAGTAGAGGGGCGATCGCCAGCCTTCTCCCTGTACCGTTGCCCAACCTTCTGCCAGCCAATGCTCAGCCTGTTCATAGCCGCCCGCCTGCATAAACTCTAAATATTCTCCATTCGTCACGAGCCGAGCCGCCAGCCAATAGTCTTGCAGATACACTGGATGCCGAGGTAATTCATTATCAAAAGCAAAGTTTTGACCTTCGTGACCCATGAAGTAAACGCCGCCTGGATAGTCTAACCAGTGCTCTTTGGCAGCGATAGATTGAGTGATGCAAGGCAAGTCCGCTCGATAGGCAGGGCGCAGGGGATTGATCGCCAAGATATGCTTAATATCAGTTAGCAATAATTCTTGGTGCTGCTGTTCGTGGTGTAGTCCTAGCTCAATTAAAGATGCTAAAGGGGTATGATCAAGTTGAGAGAAGAGTAACTGCATTCCTGCATCAACGTAAGATCGATACTGATAAACTTCTGCCACCGTAGGACGAGAAAGCAGACCGCGCTGAGGACGGGGATGTCGTTGTCCCACTGTCTCATAGTAAGAGTTGAACAAGTAGCCAAACTGAGGATGAAAAACCTGGTATCCGGGCAAGTTGGGAACTAGCAAGAAGGTTTCAAAGAACCAGGTGGTATGCGCCAGATGCCACTTGGGGGGACTAACATCAGGCATACTTTGAATTCCATAATCTTCCGTTAATAACGGATGACAAATCTGTTCACTCAGTTGACGAACCTGTTGATATTTTTGTGTTATGGACAGGTGATTTTGAACTAGAACAGTAGAACTAAAATAGGTCATGAGCCATCCATTAGAACGAGACTTCGCGATCGCCTTGACTAGAATACCTTGGTATTGACCCTTCTCTTTTGAGATCTGAATCCATCAAGTTCTCCACTCT
Protein-coding regions in this window:
- the egtB gene encoding ergothioneine biosynthesis protein EgtB, which produces MTYFSSTVLVQNHLSITQKYQQVRQLSEQICHPLLTEDYGIQSMPDVSPPKWHLAHTTWFFETFLLVPNLPGYQVFHPQFGYLFNSYYETVGQRHPRPQRGLLSRPTVAEVYQYRSYVDAGMQLLFSQLDHTPLASLIELGLHHEQQHQELLLTDIKHILAINPLRPAYRADLPCITQSIAAKEHWLDYPGGVYFMGHEGQNFAFDNELPRHPVYLQDYWLAARLVTNGEYLEFMQAGGYEQAEHWLAEGWATVQGEGWRSPLYWEQNENDWQVMTLAGMRSINLHEPVCHVSYYEADAYARWAGQRLPTEAEWEIAAQVPLQGNFLDSGYLHPMSATGSTRPDQLFGDVWEWTQSAYLPYPGFQTAPGAVGEYNGKFMCNQMVLRGGSCVTSHSHVRSSYRNFFPPATRWQFSGIRLAK